The Porites lutea chromosome 7, jaPorLute2.1, whole genome shotgun sequence genome includes the window TTTGTTGCAAATCTCTTGTACCGTGCCGTTTTTGTGCCACTTAAAAGCTACAATAATAGTAACTGTAATTACAAATAGAAGTATTACTGTAATTCCGACGACAAAAACAGGCGGTGGATTATGATAAATTGTTCACCTCGCGCTTTCATTTCGTTTTCCCTCCCCTCAGCCTACCTATGACATCAAGTGGCCTCCTCAGAGAAGAGATCAGAGATTAGAGCTGGATAAGAGGCCTGGGCAACGAGACTACCCCGAAGGAACTGAAATAAAGTCAGGGAATACGACTAACCTTATGAGATACATCAGATCCATCAGCAATCACTGGCTTAGAAACTGAAATAAGCAACATAAAGTAAACCAACGTACAGACCAATTGATAATAAGGCTTACTATAAAACTGGTTTTCGATTACTGGGACTTCTTGTCTCCATCGcaaccgtttttagtgtcgtcaacCAACGCTCCTCTTCCAGTGGGGAGGTGTGTTGGACCTTCCGGTCCAAAGTCCTTCAGTTATCTTTTCGAATCAGGTGACCTCTCTACGAAACGCTCCCCACTCAGTCCTTCCGGCCGCTCAATTGCGCCTTAGTGAACCTCACGGTCCATTTACACTAGTTATCTGCTAAGTAATTTTATACAGCTGTTCGATCCCTGACCAAGGTGTTctatgtagcctgcgtagcagacagataaaaaataatatggGTACAAAAAGGAACGGGGCCTGCGAGGAAGGCACACGAGTAGAGAGGGAGTTACCTTTCCCCTGGCGTGTCCCCCGTGCCCGCCCCGTTCAGTTTTGGGCCCATAttgctttttagtaaaatccaactagtggtctattataaATGccgcgttttgattggttgagctactactaggctatatgttataggcCACTATTAGCggaaagcgccggctttttggcggcaaaaaaggattaaagtctagctttaactagctaaagttgttttgactctatatttttgacaaactagttggatgttactaaaacaataactcctctcgccctcatgtcCTCTGAGTCAAtggcccattcggccttcggcctcaagggctattgactcagagcccattcgggctcaaggaaaaattgtttaataGCGAATGCTACGCAGGTTATCTTTTATGTTAAATTATTGTTCTGCGAGAGTTTGTACGTGGACAACAGGACGCGAATGTCATGTGACCAGCAAGGGAAAAAAACTTTACTGTACTCTCTTTATTGCTCCAAAAATCGCAcgtttataagttttttttgacaagacaactggagaaaaaaaaactaacatgaACTATAAGGTTATTAACATGATGAagtccttttgtatttgcttaaAAAACATTCAGATAGCGATAGAGCCTTTACGTTAAATCTTTGTCATAGTCGTTATCAGGAATATAGAAAAAAGAGAATAATAACTTACAACATCGAACTGACGTCAACTTACTCATTGGAAAAGAAACGCCTGCTTCCTCTATTTTCATCAAATTTTCTTTAATATCCAACACGTCAATTTGTACAAAATTAGGCACCACCGCCCTTAtccctaaaataaaataaatgaggAGGGAAAGTATAAACAGACATAAGAAAAATAACTCAGGGAAGAGAACCGACAACAAACTGATATATGAAAACAAAATCCTGGAGGGCtgaaaatattaagaaaaacaagTGATTTACATCTGGCAAAGTGAAGGTAGTTTTTacgttttgaacattaaatatatttacagcGGGAGATTTAAATCAGATCCTTACAAAAGTTAAGTAACATTTTTCGTAGTTAATTGCGTATTGCGTAGTTAAAGTTACTATACATTCAAATGTAGCGTGCGAGgctgcgaacaagctctcctgcaatagacctctttagctggtacgttttgttttcccaatagaggtcTTAGGGgaatttgacactttttttttacagaaattatGCGTGCATATGCACCGGAATAATTCGAAATTTAAAGGAAACAGTTCTCTTGAGTTTTATCACATGACCTACATTGGTAAAACAAGCTAAAGACGTCTATTATGGCGAGCGCCTCCTTTTGCGTGTTgttctcgcgtgacttctcgcgtcTCCCCCAAATGAAGAGCTTGCTTACAGGCTAATTTAAATGTTACCTTTCTCTGAAGTAATTGCACATTCTTTCATGACCTGGTAACTTCTTGTTCTGTCAAGCAAATTACAAACTGGCTCCAGTGGATCAAGCAGGATAACTCCGGGGTGATCTTTAGCATACAGCTGATGAGAACGAACAGTTTATCATGTGAGCGGCGGAACTTTCAGACGAATAAAAGAACAACTCAAGTGTTAGGCTACGTTAGCACTATGCCGGATAACTTTaacgccggcacgaaaaccataccagatAGAGCTTCTGTTCACGCATAAAAACGGTGATTtcagcgcgatttctgtaacgcaGCGATGCTGCGCCACGCTTTCTCTAAAGTgaagtcacatatcggataggtgttcacactatGCCGGATAGCGTtcgcgccggcacgaaaaccataccggatagggcgTCTGTTCACGCATAAGAACGATGATTTCAGCGCGATTTCCGTAACGCAGCGATGTTGCACCACGCTTTCTCTAAAGTgaagcgtcacatatcggataggtgttcacactatgccggatagcttttgcgccggcacgaaaaccataccagatAGGGCTTCTTTTCACCCATAAGAACGATGATTtcagcgcgatttctgtaacgcaGCGATGCTGCGCCACGCTTTCTCTAAAGTgaagtcacatatcggataggtgttcacactatgccggatagcttttcgtgtcggcacGTGAAGCTATCCGGTAAAAAGTAAACACAGCCTTAGTCTGTGGGTCATATCTAtcatattttattgaaaaaatggaattaaGAGACGTCTGCTGTGCGCTGAAAACCTGCAAATAGgtagcctacgtagcaggcccaagaaaaaacgggcgcgcgagtcTCCCTCTCGCGTGCTCGCTCTTTCTTgcacccactacttccaagcgcctgctacgcaggctagcaaatAGGCGCTactatttaatttatttattttattgtctttttttcgGGAGGGGATGAACAGATGGAGATACaggcatgatcgcaggctacaCGCTTGTCCACTCTATATGTATTAGGGTCCTTATGCAGCCATGAGGCCGACGAGGGTAGAAAAAAGTCACTTGAAAAATGCCAATCACTGTACCCGAattattcatgaaaaaaaatggtGTGTACACATCACCGCCCAGTGAGTACCGTCAGTCGGGCACCTTGGCAATGGCTGCCCCACACCGGACAAAAACGGTGTACACACAGGGACCCGGTGCCCACTATTGTGCCGGAATTCTGAGCGTGGGTACTTGACAAAAGGGTGTGCTCATATCAGTCTCCAGCGAGTACCGTGGTGGGGCacctccccccccgcccccgaccccactaaaatatttttcactcaTCAAATTTTCGCCCACAGTGCTTTAATGTTGTCCATATGGACGCTGTTGTTGTTACACAATGTGCGAAGATTTCTTTCACCAGCCCTAGCTGGGAGTTATAGCGGTAGAttagggatggaccattagaaaactcacGGGGGATGGCGAAGTACAAAAACATATTCGTGCAAGGGAAAAAAAGACGAGAACAAAATAACGTACGCCAAGTAACCCTTGAAAAATATTCATGCACTGACCTATAAAAAAAACCATACAAGGGAAATGTTAACGAAAAAAAAGTTCATGTGGCTTTGAAATTCcgcaccctcccccccaccccaatAACTTTTCTAACTGACCATCCCCTACTGACCTTGATTCCTTGCAACATTTGCAAAGCCTCGTCTTTGCCCAGCTCTTTTCCAACCGCCTTGCCCAGGTAATCTGGTACCTTCTGTATTATCAGATCAAATGGACCTTGTTCCTCAAGCGGTATGTCTAACTCAACCTGATAAAACCGAAATATGTGATGCATTTTTCATGTTGCGTCTCGTAAAAAGTTCCattatcaattaattaattgactGATTAATAAGGTAACACAGGCGTTTCTTTTGATCCTACAACGCTGGCAGTATCACGCTTGTTTGTATGAAATGTGGTAAAAAGTCAAAACACGACAAGACatttattatcataatattTCTTCTACAATTTCTTGGCACGCAGTTAGCCAAAACGCTAGTCGTAGCGAGCGTGCCAAATTAATTGTATTACAAATCAGATATTACAGATAATAAGTAATAAGCAAAGAAAAACCCTTCTACTACTCGGCATGGGATCAATGAAACTGCTGCAGGTTCAAGCTACATtgtagactacaagtagtcccccatttctcctcagggatagtagagcgagcgaaacgcgagcgcttgtgaaaatcaccccacgccgcgtgtcgccttttctcgcgtggggtgattttcacgcgcgctcgcttTTCGCTCGCTCTCCTAaccctgagggaaaatgggggactactcgtagtctagctaCATCGCGAATTCTATTCCAAATTCTTCTTCAGAAACGGTTTTCTCATAGCAGTGCAGTGTGAGTCAAACAGAGACCACTTCTAAGACCATTTCTACTTGATTCGTTTTCTCAGCTCTGCGGTGTCTTTTCTGACCGCAGTGTCGACTGTCAGTGATCTCACCATTCCCGcgagaacgaaaagaaaacaatagggaGGATGAGCATTACgcttacgtcaaacggcaaacgcgaatttgtaccacgtgaccaagtttccacTTTGCTTGTCGCCTACTATCCATTATTTCTACACACAAAtgagtacagtcaactctctctaagacggacacctttgggaccggcactaagtgtccgtcttatagagagtcaaataaagggagtaaagaaaggcagggaccaactctaagtgtcccttttacagaggtgtccgtcttatagaggtgtccgacTGTAGTTTCACATAATTTgttatccataagaattttcTGAGCTGATTtatatctgcttattttctattttaacaaattctcaacttgaatctgtcGTCTGCCGTTTGCCGCATACGTGAAGGTTAAACTGTCTAGTGACTGAATACTGAACGTACTTTGTGGTTATTATTAAAGAGGCAAAGTGTTGCGCAAGTTTCATCTTTTAGCTACCAGATTAATTGTGTATGCCATCCTTTGGAATTTCAGATGAAAGTCAAATACATGTACTATGAAAATCTATCATCTGAACTAAGACTCGTAAGACTCTTCCCGCATCCGCCACCGaaattgcctgcgtgcagacttctcctatttcctttgcaCGCAGGCAACCATCGAAATGCTTCGAGTGACTTCAAAAGCATGTTTATAAAAGCGCGGGAAAAGTAAATTGGTATAAAACACTACTTGACTCCAGGCTTGACGTGAAACAGTCCTACAAAGTTTTTTTGGAGGTTATGAACTTTAAATCCACTCAGGAGAACGCCACGAGATCGCTTACATCATGCACGTGCAATTGAACCTGTACGTTTAGACTGctaataaatttgcatttacaaacTTGAACAGTCTCTTCAGACAGAACTTTATTGAAAGCATTTACAAAAATGTAGGAGATGGTTGGCCCTGTAAATAACTCCCTGGAGAGAAATCTAAAAATATTCTATATaatttaagagaaaagaaatatttttgttttttactacaaaatatttttaaaaacgatCTTAAAGAACCCTTGCAAGCGTTCACCGACGACCCACTCGGGCAAATCGGTCCATTCTTCAGACGGGTGTGCTGGAAACTTCGAGCGCTTAATTTAACACCTTTTGTATGGAAAGCTCGGTAATGATCGACCCCTGATTCCGGTACGAATTCAAGTGGAAAGAGTTCATTCTGGTGAAAATTTTTGCACgggaaaaaggtaaatttttccgAGGCATCGATTTTAATACCGGAACGGCTGTGTGAATTTAATACCAGTGCCATGCCAGGCTTCCTCTCGAAAGAAAGCGAAAGCTTTATCGGTATTTTGCAAATGATACAACTCAATCCCGTTCCTGTTTTCGGTAAATATACCAGTTCCATTTGAAGGAGTTTTTTTTCATCGAAGGTTCTATGAAAGTAAGCGCTCTTCGGTATGAATGACACACCTCTTAAGGTTCCCTTCTTAATTACAACTAACTTCTGTATTTCTTTCTCTGGCCGGAGTTTTTAACCTGCCTGGAAGACACCCATGAGACTGCGGATATATAGCTTTACTTAAAACTGCTGTTATACTATCGAACAAGCCAAAGTGTTTCAACATTTTAGTGAAGTATTGGACCCCCTACCTGGGGGCATTTCTCTTAGGAAGGAAATTATGCCAATCGAATATCAAGTGCGTCAATACGATTTGCATAAACAACATGCTGCTTTATTTCGACGTCGTCAAGGGTCGATAAATTTTACTCATGAGCTCTGATGAAATCAACAGCGAGTTGATCAATATAAGCTTCGAaataatcacgtaaataaaaaatatcgaATGAAGAGTGAGAGAATTTTCCCTATGTAACTTAACGTTTACTTTGTTGGATGATGGTAGCGGTTTTATTTACAACAATCTCCCGAGTAATAACCTTCAAACTATTTCAACGTAACCTGCACTTTGTAAGTATTAAAGTAAAAGCGTGATTAATGCTCGATCGATCCGCTTCCCTTGTTTTACAAAAACTCTTACCTCAACTAAGTCGATTCCAGTCTCCCTGAAAAGAAACAAACCATTAAAAGGTAATACATCATTTATATATACGCGATGCAGTTTAGGGAgagaatattattaaaatgcatATTGAGGTAGTTATAAACGTACCGACACAATTTCACAAACGCAACAAAAAGCGgttttagcctttttttcttggtgAGCACGAGGCCAACTCGTTTCCTTCGAAGATGGTTGTGAACCAAAGACGACATCGTCAAAGACTATGTTATTTGCCACTGTTTTTATACGTGCTTGAATGACAAAACAGAGGTGAGTCACTGCATTTTATATTTTCCTTCCGAATCAAATTTTAGATTTCCATTGTCTAACTTAGCGTGCTTATTGGTTGAAAATACGGGTGACAATACACGAGTGTCACGCAACTTCCggtgctttttgtttttgtttttttccgatCCCTTTTTAATAAGGTAAGTTATAAGTAGTAGTTTACAGAATAATCATGGCATCGCTAAGAGCCACAAAATACAAGTATATTAGGCGAAATTTCTTTAAtgacttcttgttgtttttatctttatGATATCATCTGACAAAAAGGTTATTACTTTTGGTACGATCCATTGATTACGGAATATAACGAAACTGGTGTTCAAAGTCTAAAATAGGAAGTCCCCTTGAGTCGAGTGTCCGTGATGTGGCCACCGAGGTGAATGATTTCTCATTTCTCAGTCAGGCCCTGTTGGCCCTGCTAAGGAGTCTGCGAGCACCGGCAGGCCACTGTTTTCGCGATTCACGCAGTACGTGCGTAACGTCAGCTGCaagtatagatcgttttcactgtcatgcaaccaaaaaataaattggaaaccgtcacTGGAAGAAGCGAAGAAAGTCAAATGTTATAGGagactaatttttaaacaatttgtccaagtctaaggtctttgtggcccacagtttcagagttatttgccgaaacgtgctTTGTAGAGCTGTATGGCGACGCCATATCGGTGCGCAgccgaaaatcaacaaaaacatctggagttcactttgtctataaaagctccttcttttcactcgagaactagcatacgtgcgcatgAAAATATCTTctaattgactattttccaattgcccataatacactctgtttgccccccaaattttgcataacttattgtcttaaaatgctcttgggaaaatgcaatactcccaggagcatttaaaaacaatggtttatgcagaatttggggggcaaacagagtgtattatgggcaattggaaaatagagaatacttggaatggttatactgctgaaaatcaagaggcgatactttttttcaacgagacagcattcttATTTTGGTGTCCCGCACTGTGAAAAcgcggaagttcaaattgctgtattttcgaaatgaaacacgCCACGGGaatgaaaacttgtacaaatatttactttttgtttatcttcaacctagtgtaaataagaattcttaaaatttcgctgTTTTGACtgtacaatttgatgacgtcactgtgaaaagcATCTATAGGGCTCTGCTGACAGCTGTGCAATGCATGCACGGGTTCGTAAGCATCATCACTCCTAATGATTTTTCAAACTAAAACGCAGTGTTTTCACCCATTTTACCACACGCAAACACGCGAAAGCCATGACGGCGATAGGCTTTGCTACATAATTCCGGAATTTTTCTTGGAATTTTAGACGtcaaaaagaattttagaaaatcgcGGGAATTTTAGAGGAAAAATCGACAAATTCGATTCCCATTTTACCACACGCAAACACGCGAAAGCCATGACTGCGATAGGCTTTGCTACATAATTCCGGAATTTTTCTTGGAATTTTAGACGtcaaaaagaattttagaaaatcgcGGGAATTTTAGGGGGAAAATCGACAAATTCGAGAATTTTAGAGCAATTTGAACATTCACCCGAAATTTTGGCAATATTTCACGGCAAAAAACGTTgacaaaacgattttttttgtattcctACCGACTAGGAGAGGGCTCAGTCCGATTACATGCTACAGCAGTGTCTAGAGCACTGTCTGACTGAGCACAACAAATTAAATCAGCGGCTTTTCATCAGAGTCGTCTACACTACAACTTATCAGCGGTTATTCACcaaaacaggagcccataagcCGGAGCTAACTAACtatgcaacggcgttttcacaagtaggtttatttttagataagcttttcCCGTCTATTCCTTTCGAAAAGCCAATCACTAGCAATTGCGTCATCAATGATAAACTTTTAATACGTAACTAGGACATTTCCTTCACattgaaaaaaacatggcggacacaCGTGAGGAATCCTCAAAGGAGTCTTCTGACAGTACTTCCAGCGACATTTTCAGTATTTACACGGAAACTAGCAGTTCAGATCAAGATTTGCAAAACCTAGCCAGGACGTCTACTTCATCGACGACAACGCATAATTCACGCAAGGGCAATTAAATCGAGATCATCTTCGAAATAGCCGACTGTGAAAAGGTCCAAGCGAGCTACTAACAGTCTAAACGACGATCAAATGGAGGAATTGACCTCGTGGAACAGTTATTTTTCGAGGgaaaagcttatctaaaaatatACTCACTTGTAAAAACGCCGTTGCACGAATTTATGGCAGTTGAACGCTCCGGGTAATGGGCTCCTGACCAAAAAGGGGTCCTCGCCCTCGCTATCAAAAAAAGGCCgaaatttttttagaatttttgagaatttcaaagattttttggagaattttgaACATTTCGAAAAGAATTTTAGAGCTTGTTTCGGGAAATTGCGGAAAGAATTTTTTGGCCATATTTTGGGAATTATGTAGCTAAGCCTGGACTGCGACTTGTAGAACAGAACAGAGAGATGATCACCTCACGATGTAATGGACAAAGTCGCGAACGTAAGGGAAAATGGGACGCCCGTGATCTGGTAAAGAGGGCGACAGCAGCGCTTCACCTCATATACGTAATAGCTCGCGTAAACCGTATATAGACCCTCTTTAGGtagtatgttttgttttcccaatgtaTGTCGTGTGATTTTACCTTcatgtattatttattttgaggACATACTCACAGGGAAAAGATAATTTCAAAGGAACAGTTCCCTCTCTCTTTGAACTGACAAAGTTCAGCAtctgaaaacaataaattatgcaaaatttgggggaaaACGGGGCgtattaccgtaaaattccgaaaataagcccctctatgTCGGTAAGCctttccaaatataagcccccccaaattcgtaacgcaaaaaaaccttcCGATAAATttcccctccaaatataagccccccgcgATAACCTATATAGGTAAGTGCCGCCtaatcgggtagggtttttgtgccgttttggtATGAAGACGGgaatacactttgcccattttggtctggaatcgggtatggttttcgagggaactacgggagtgtatgaacgtatttatcgtttcagtcccaaatgagtaagaaagaaagagaaatatgcgaattcgaaattgaagaattttttgtttgcgctctaatctaagtaatgataacataatttctacCTAagggccaggtctgaaaacgggtatgaaTTTTaaaggtctggtctgaaaacgggtgtagaaaattacaatttttggtctgaaattgggTCAGGATTcgaagaaccgggcggcacgGCCCACCAAGAAtgcccaggagtacccccccccccccgggagtaATTGACAGATGACAGATCGGACAAAACGGacgggcttgtgaactcgcttATGTGCCGGGGGATGGAGATTGAAAAACACCCAAGAATTACCAAAAGAGTTAGCGAGCTAGTCAGAGTTAGAGAGTAATAAAGATGTTGGAGGGAAATGGAAAAGGATGAATGGGAAAACTGAGATCCTTTCCAATatccagcctcgttcccagaaCAAATTTGCCCAATATCGTGGCTAGAAAAGAAAGGCTACAATAGCTGTGCGCCGTCTTTGAAGACAAATTGGTGATACTTTTAAATCtttagagatttatccagtggatagcgttacaCCCtttatccacctttcgaacTTGGCATTGTCAGCAACTTAccgtatttttattttctgttacaTGATTTTCCTTGTAAACTGTCTTTATCAGCTCACGTATATATCATCTCCACACTGCCTGCCTGCCTGGAATAGCTTTTGCTAAATGTAGATAGTTTGTATGTTTTATGTATTTCATTGCTGttaataaaagttgttgttgttcattGTTGTTGAGTACATTATAGGGTAGAGATGTTAGGTTTAAGGTCTGATcatagtagaggagactggtaaGGAAACtggccggcaaacatcaaaggaagttcctgaccgtgcacaatcctttgttttctgttcacaaattatgactgaataaattaatgcaatgtttctattggtcaataacttcaaaatgataggGATGCTATTGAacattgtgcacggtcaggtccaaaagctaacaaaaacctataacaaagggtttcccaaccattccactttaattaacCATGGTCTGATATATACGGAGTGTGGGTTTCGAACTCTTAGCAGCCAGCATTTCTGGGAAATATTTGCATTTGAAAGGAACGGGGATGTTCGTCGTATCAATTCGGAGAAAAtgtgacaaacaaacaaacaagtaagCAAAAATGCCTTTGATCACACTTTTTTCTTCGCCTGTCGCAATTAAATCATTATACAGAGCATCTCATTTGGCCGTCCGTCTAAGGATAGAGTCTTTCAGGGGGCCAAATAAAGCTTGAGCAACGCCCAGATGGGTCTCTTATAGCTAGGGCTTCAAGTCAAATTTTCCGACGAGCCTTTTTATAATTGAATGGATTTCTCTACTCCGGGTCCCGTACCTAGGAATGCTTACCATTtaatttacacaaaccacctgGGTGAAAATCTTGTGCATTATTAGTACAAAACGGCTCAGGGCAAAATTTGACATGGTGGGAGAACGCCCCTctacaaagtatatccaaatcagctaAACAGACCAAACGGAGTAGAAAATGGCATCgcctcaaatcacagcccatacGGAGTAGTGCGGCGAACCATTTGTCCAACGGGAATTTCCATTTTGTCGCGAAATGGTAAGTAAGCGAGTTCGTACATGTTCCACCTCCCCCGTCCTCAGGCCAGCGCGCCCCCtcaatatattattattattatttttttattattatttttttttattatatattattgcAATACTAATGTATAAAGTAAAATACAGGATGGCGCCAAGGTGTGTTTCTGATTTATTTACGATCAAAAGTACACACCAACGCCTAAATTGTGATTTTGAACTACCCCGCTTTGATACAGTGGCCTATGGAGGTATTCGCTGCGCTATCAAGGACATTCTATTTGGTCAAAGGTCAGTAGTGAGCTCAGAAAGTTGACAAGCCTCAAAGCATTCGAGAAACATATTCCCGGTGTGGGCCTTTCGTGCCACATAGATAACAATAGTAACTGCTGTGACCTGTGTAAATTTTTAGTCGTGGACATTTGTAGTAGTTTTAGGTTTTAGGTAAGATCATTAAATCTTCTAATACATTAGTGTGTCAGTACGTAGGAAAGTGACCCCATTTAGCAATTGTTAAGCTTAATACTTTGACACTAAAACAAAGtcattagtagtagtagtagtagtagtagtagtagtagtagtagtagtagtagtagtagtagtaagtaataagtaataaattgctttatttgcatgaccgcatcattttacagtattgcaaaagcatgcatataacaatcaaaataattagaacaaacggcactaataataatctagaaaaattcagttacattaTTAACAATGAATCACGTATTTTCATACAGGAGGAAATAAACTTCATAACTAGCTTATTTACATGATGTTCCTTCgaattcattatcagttttatactttctggagatgatttcttgtcaaagtcaggtattattcgattgatttgattaataaatgcctgtctctgtactgagtatttgttacattgaaagaggaaatgaatcTCATCTTCTACCTGATTTGAGTTACATAACGGGcataatctattttctcttggcaAATGATCGATTTGGTATCGACCATGTTCAATCAtaagtttgtgattacttattttaaatttaacaaaattctgtctttcgtcataatgtcttagctggtagagataatcagatgtagaatattcatctttaaaagttttataaaattctagtttttttgaattttcaaggctgtgccgccaaaaagataggtatttctctctcatttctgtggtatatcgtctaattttatcattatctagagattcagcatctaaactggttatattgtattgttcaaacatgtttatgaaattggaaaaatatccTGAATTATTCATTGAATGtagattctttgacataaggaaagactgtttgactatagagtcattatctttgttgttgaggtaaacaaaatatttcataattttctgatttatcGGGACAAGCAGCGGCAATCTATCAAGTTCAGCTCAGCAAGCTATGTTAGAGGCCTTATTGTTAACCTCTAAGTAACGTTTACAGAATTTGAGGTGGATTTTTTCAATTGGGGAGCtatcccattttttaaaatcttgcttgGTGTACATTCCCCATACCTCGCTGTTGTAACTCAAGA containing:
- the LOC140943413 gene encoding inositol-tetrakisphosphate 1-kinase-like isoform X2; the encoded protein is MSSLVHNHLRRKRVGLVLTKKKRLKPLFVAFVKLCRETGIDLVEVELDIPLEEQGPFDLIIQKVPDYLGKAVGKELGKDEALQMLQGIKLYAKDHPGVILLDPLEPVCNLLDRTRSYQVMKECAITSEKGIRAVVPNFVQIDVLDIKENLMKIEEAGVSFPMISKPVIADGSDVSHKMAVIFNKEGLKDLMPPCVIQQFVNHDARLFKVYVAGNHRYIVQRPSIKNFYNTGAKDRETIFFLSNEMSKSYSASYLHKNLTLFGIDLIVEKGTGHHLVVDINYFPGYDGVPSAPEKITKYVHELLDESFKREQVEVQRAF
- the LOC140943413 gene encoding inositol-tetrakisphosphate 1-kinase-like isoform X1 yields the protein MSSLVHNHLRRKRVGLVLTKKKRLKPLFVAFVKLCRETGIDLVEVELDIPLEEQGPFDLIIQKVPDYLGKAVGKELGKDEALQMLQGIKLYAKDHPGVILLDPLEPVCNLLDRTRSYQVMKECAITSEKGIRAVVPNFVQIDVLDIKENLMKIEEAGVSFPMISKPVIADGSDVSHKMAVIFNKEGLKDLMPPCVIQQFVNHDARLFKVYVAGNHRYIVQRPSIKNFYNTGAKDRETIFFLSNEMSKSYSASYLHKLDEDDDEDSSVYPDDKLVSDLLDKLERKLNLTLFGIDLIVEKGTGHHLVVDINYFPGYDGVPSAPEKITKYVHELLDESFKREQVEVQRAF